The following proteins are encoded in a genomic region of Deltaproteobacteria bacterium:
- a CDS encoding VacJ family lipoprotein, with translation MALMRTMPALLIALALAAPAAARAEEQPGADYDPWQRMNRGIFWFNDQCDVYVLEPVAKGWDVVMPERAETSISNFFANLRFPVVMVNNLLQGKPGAAAIDVGRFMVNTSFGIAGLFDPATLWGLTKHNEDFGQTLGVWGVPPGPYLVLPLFGPSNPRDTAGMPVDYVLSITPLVLNSFWWTGAGVVNVVNTRAQYLDEVRNAKEASLDYYVFARNAYYQRRTALVNDQQEESGQAPTDDLYDLNAIEGSK, from the coding sequence ATGGCCCTGATGCGAACGATGCCCGCCCTGCTGATCGCGCTCGCACTCGCGGCGCCCGCCGCCGCGCGCGCGGAGGAGCAGCCGGGTGCCGACTACGACCCGTGGCAGCGCATGAACCGCGGTATCTTCTGGTTCAACGACCAGTGCGACGTCTACGTCCTCGAGCCCGTCGCCAAGGGCTGGGACGTGGTGATGCCCGAGCGCGCCGAGACCAGCATCTCCAATTTCTTCGCGAATCTGCGTTTTCCGGTGGTGATGGTGAACAACCTGCTGCAGGGGAAGCCCGGCGCGGCGGCGATCGACGTCGGCCGCTTCATGGTGAACACCAGCTTCGGCATCGCCGGTCTGTTCGACCCCGCGACCCTCTGGGGCCTGACCAAGCACAACGAGGACTTCGGGCAGACGCTCGGCGTCTGGGGCGTCCCGCCGGGGCCGTATCTCGTGCTCCCGCTCTTCGGACCGTCCAACCCGCGCGACACGGCCGGCATGCCGGTCGACTACGTGCTCAGCATCACGCCGCTCGTCCTCAACTCGTTCTGGTGGACGGGGGCCGGGGTCGTGAACGTCGTCAACACCCGGGCCCAGTACCTGGACGAGGTCCGCAACGCGAAGGAGGCGTCCCTCGACTATTACGTCTTCGCGCGGAACGCGTACTATCAGCGGCGCACGGCGCTCGTGAACGACCAACAGGAGGAGAGCGGCCAGGCGCCGACCGACGATCTCTATGACCTCAACGCCATCGAAGGCTCGAAATAG
- the rsmA gene encoding 16S rRNA (adenine(1518)-N(6)/adenine(1519)-N(6))-dimethyltransferase RsmA encodes MSRLAAETRALLQREGLAPRKSLGQHFLVDQGVIGRMLDLAQVSARDAVLEIGPGVGALTDVLAVRAARLYIVEYDRGLAIVLRRKFAAHPEVKVIEGDALEVDLRGEIPETDVKVVASLPYNVSVPILFRLIEERHVFPDLTVMVQKEVADRLLAKVGTRAYGGPSVLFQLYAEPIGRFRVSSSAFYPRPQVASEVLRVRLAPNPRVPVAEPRLLAAIVRAAFNQRRKMLRNAVQTLTEPAALPPSVWEEVFAAAGVDPRARGETLDLATFARLSDAVGRALDAAGVPRRTPQSTR; translated from the coding sequence ATGAGCCGTCTCGCCGCCGAAACGCGCGCGCTCCTGCAGCGCGAAGGTCTCGCGCCCCGCAAGAGCCTCGGCCAGCACTTCCTCGTCGACCAGGGCGTGATCGGTCGCATGCTCGACCTCGCGCAGGTGTCCGCCCGCGACGCGGTGCTCGAGATCGGACCCGGGGTCGGCGCGCTCACCGACGTGCTCGCGGTGCGCGCCGCCCGGCTCTACATCGTCGAGTACGACCGCGGGCTGGCCATCGTCCTGCGCCGCAAGTTCGCCGCCCATCCCGAGGTGAAGGTGATCGAGGGCGATGCCCTCGAGGTGGATCTGCGGGGCGAGATCCCCGAGACCGACGTGAAGGTGGTCGCGAGCCTGCCGTACAACGTATCGGTGCCGATCCTCTTCCGCCTGATCGAGGAGCGCCACGTGTTCCCCGACCTGACGGTCATGGTGCAGAAGGAGGTCGCCGACCGGCTGCTGGCGAAGGTCGGGACACGCGCGTACGGCGGTCCGTCGGTGCTCTTCCAGCTCTACGCGGAGCCGATCGGCCGCTTCCGCGTCTCGTCGTCGGCGTTCTATCCGCGCCCGCAGGTCGCCTCGGAGGTGCTGCGCGTCCGGCTCGCGCCGAACCCGCGTGTGCCGGTCGCCGAGCCGCGTCTCCTCGCCGCGATCGTCCGCGCGGCCTTCAATCAGCGTCGGAAGATGCTGCGGAACGCCGTACAGACGCTCACCGAGCCCGCGGCGCTCCCCCCGTCGGTCTGGGAGGAGGTGTTCGCGGCGGCCGGCGTCGATCCCCGCGCGCGCGGCGAGACGCTCGATCTCGCGACGTTCGCGCGGCTTTCCGACGCCGTCGGGCGGGCGCTCGACGCGGCCGGTGTGCCGCGACGAACCCCGCAGTCGACGCGTTAG
- a CDS encoding ABC transporter substrate-binding protein produces MLALAAAVPRAAWSAEDAAAAVVEKTTSGVIAILLDQSLSTEAKRKRVEDVVLQSVDFETLSKLVLARNWSRFDEGQRDEFMDLFKNHLSMTYGRNVENYKEEKVQITGTRSESGGDATVKTKVVRGGANDILVDYRLRQKGGTWKIIDVVIEGVSLVSNFRSQFQDVVSNGGPERLLALLREKNAKGEPLKAS; encoded by the coding sequence GTGCTCGCGCTGGCAGCCGCCGTGCCACGCGCGGCGTGGTCGGCGGAAGACGCCGCCGCGGCCGTCGTCGAGAAGACGACGAGCGGCGTGATCGCGATCCTCCTCGACCAGAGCTTGTCGACCGAGGCGAAGCGCAAGCGCGTCGAGGACGTCGTGCTCCAGAGCGTCGACTTCGAGACGCTCTCCAAGCTCGTGCTCGCCCGCAACTGGAGCCGCTTCGACGAGGGGCAGCGCGACGAGTTCATGGACCTCTTCAAGAACCACCTCTCGATGACCTACGGACGGAACGTCGAGAACTACAAGGAAGAGAAGGTGCAGATCACCGGGACGCGGTCCGAGAGCGGCGGCGACGCCACCGTGAAGACGAAGGTCGTCCGCGGCGGCGCCAACGACATCCTGGTCGATTACCGCCTGCGCCAGAAGGGCGGAACCTGGAAGATCATCGACGTGGTGATCGAAGGCGTGAGCCTGGTCTCGAACTTCCGCTCGCAGTTTCAGGACGTCGTGTCGAACGGCGGGCCCGAGCGCCTGCTCGCCCTCCTGCGCGAGAAGAACGCCAAGGGCGAGCCGCTCAAGGCGAGCTGA
- the mutM gene encoding bifunctional DNA-formamidopyrimidine glycosylase/DNA-(apurinic or apyrimidinic site) lyase, translated as MPELPEVETVRRGLAGAVTGRRITAVEVHERRLRRRLARDFAARLTGRRIERVRRRAKYLLLDLDDGASWLVHLGMTGTMVVLPASEPRRIHTHVVAALDDGRTVRFHDPRRFGLMRIGPADALTELAALGPEPLAAEFSADFLHGVARRQRRAVKSLLMDQQVVAGLGNIYVNEILFGAGIRPGRRTSRVTRADAARIVAETGRVLAEAIELRGSSISDYRDERGEPGAFQHTFRVYERAGEPCRRCGGVIRRRVIVGRSSFYCPQCQR; from the coding sequence GTGCCGGAGCTCCCCGAAGTCGAGACGGTGCGGCGCGGGCTCGCCGGCGCCGTTACGGGGCGCCGCATCACGGCGGTCGAGGTCCACGAGCGCCGCCTGCGCCGGCGGCTCGCGCGCGACTTCGCGGCCCGGCTGACCGGGCGGCGCATCGAGCGCGTGCGCCGGCGCGCCAAGTACCTGCTTCTCGACCTCGATGACGGCGCCAGTTGGCTCGTGCATCTCGGCATGACGGGGACGATGGTCGTGCTGCCGGCGAGCGAGCCGCGGCGGATTCACACCCACGTCGTGGCCGCGCTCGACGACGGCCGGACCGTGCGCTTCCACGACCCGCGCCGCTTCGGGCTCATGCGGATCGGCCCCGCCGATGCGCTCACCGAGCTCGCGGCGCTCGGGCCGGAGCCCCTCGCCGCCGAGTTCTCCGCCGACTTCCTGCACGGCGTCGCCCGCCGGCAACGCCGGGCGGTGAAGAGCCTGCTCATGGACCAGCAGGTGGTCGCCGGTCTCGGCAACATCTACGTCAACGAGATCTTGTTCGGCGCCGGCATCCGCCCGGGCCGGCGCACCTCGCGGGTGACGCGCGCCGACGCCGCACGCATCGTCGCCGAGACCGGGCGCGTGCTCGCCGAGGCGATCGAGCTGCGCGGCTCGTCGATCTCCGACTACCGCGACGAGCGCGGCGAGCCGGGGGCTTTCCAGCACACGTTCCGGGTGTACGAGCGCGCCGGTGAGCCGTGCCGCCGCTGCGGCGGCGTGATCCGCCGGCGCGTGATCGTCGGCCGGAGCTCGTTCTATTGTCCCCAGTGTCAGCGTTGA
- a CDS encoding tetratricopeptide repeat protein: protein MATMVRKVTWCDRGLALTVALACALSACTSAATRTERARASRGGDHDRPRVEIARARPPAAPVPPPPIRPSEVRPDDGPLTAKIDANTPAARANALRLAEEGRQRLAAGETARAIELLERAIAVDARVPYSYFFLARAHAEMSQPDLAQRFLDRAGQKLAHEPYWRSRVEELRGKLLAGAGRTTEADAAYRRSLDAWPGNRVAAEALTGAARRGKETGGGAP, encoded by the coding sequence GTGGCGACGATGGTTCGGAAGGTGACGTGGTGCGATCGGGGGCTCGCGCTCACCGTGGCGCTCGCGTGTGCGCTCTCGGCCTGCACGTCCGCGGCCACGCGGACGGAGCGTGCGCGCGCGAGCCGCGGGGGCGATCACGATCGTCCACGGGTCGAGATCGCGCGGGCGCGGCCACCGGCGGCGCCGGTTCCTCCTCCGCCCATCCGTCCGAGCGAGGTCCGTCCCGATGACGGACCGCTCACCGCCAAGATCGACGCCAACACGCCGGCCGCCCGCGCCAACGCGCTCCGCCTCGCCGAGGAAGGTCGCCAGCGTCTCGCTGCCGGCGAGACCGCGCGCGCGATCGAGCTGCTCGAGCGCGCGATCGCGGTCGATGCGCGCGTGCCGTACTCGTATTTCTTCCTCGCCCGCGCCCATGCCGAGATGAGCCAGCCGGACCTGGCGCAGCGGTTCCTCGACCGCGCCGGCCAGAAGCTCGCGCACGAGCCCTACTGGAGGAGCCGCGTCGAGGAGCTTCGCGGCAAGCTCCTCGCCGGGGCCGGGAGGACGACCGAGGCCGATGCCGCCTATCGCCGCTCCCTCGATGCGTGGCCCGGGAACCGCGTCGCCGCGGAGGCGCTGACAGGCGCCGCGCGACGTGGCAAGGAAACGGGCGGCGGAGCTCCCTGA
- the mlaD gene encoding outer membrane lipid asymmetry maintenance protein MlaD: protein MTRSPLRDLVVGLFVLAGLGAIAYLSISVGGLSYSGPGGLTLYASFDQTGGLKVRAPVVISGVKVGQISDIELGEDYRARATLDLDPNLALPTDTTASIQTAGLLGDRYVALQLGGEEQMLKPGDEITFTESAVILERLIGKLVHNAPGESDTKKEE from the coding sequence ATGACTCGATCCCCCCTCCGCGACCTCGTCGTCGGCCTCTTCGTTCTCGCCGGACTCGGCGCGATCGCCTACCTCTCGATCAGCGTCGGCGGGCTCTCCTACAGCGGCCCGGGCGGCCTCACCCTCTACGCGTCCTTCGATCAGACCGGCGGGCTCAAGGTGCGCGCACCGGTGGTCATCTCCGGCGTCAAGGTCGGCCAGATCTCCGACATCGAGCTCGGCGAGGACTACCGCGCTCGAGCCACCCTCGACCTCGACCCGAATCTCGCGCTGCCGACCGATACGACCGCGTCCATCCAGACGGCCGGCCTCCTCGGCGACCGCTACGTCGCGCTCCAACTCGGCGGCGAGGAGCAGATGCTGAAGCCCGGCGACGAGATCACCTTCACCGAATCGGCGGTGATTCTCGAGCGCCTGATCGGCAAACTGGTGCACAACGCTCCCGGCGAGAGCGACACGAAGAAAGAAGAGTAG
- a CDS encoding ATP-binding cassette domain-containing protein, which produces MTEAHVELSRVRVAFGTREVLRDLSCRFPRGRISVILGGSGSGKSTLLRTIGGLVQPRAGAVVVDGEDVTRLSESELYRVRKKLGMMFQQGALLDSLTVFDNLAFPLREHTRLSAREIADAVHACIEAVGLQNVDALLPGQLSGGMVKRVALARAIVREPVILLCDEPFSGLDPISARRIEGLLVEINRLRGVTLIVVSHSIPSTMRMADHVVVLLPDGPVEGTPAELRASTDPRIVAFLSDGEDPSVGAPDDLPGTSAAARPA; this is translated from the coding sequence ATGACCGAAGCGCACGTCGAGCTTTCGCGCGTGCGCGTGGCGTTCGGCACGCGCGAGGTGTTGCGGGATCTGTCGTGCCGCTTCCCGCGCGGCAGGATCTCGGTGATCCTCGGCGGCAGCGGCTCGGGCAAGAGCACGTTGCTGCGGACGATCGGCGGCCTCGTGCAGCCGCGCGCCGGCGCGGTCGTCGTCGACGGCGAAGACGTCACCCGGCTCTCGGAGTCCGAGCTCTACCGGGTCCGCAAGAAGCTCGGGATGATGTTCCAGCAGGGCGCGCTCCTCGACTCGCTGACGGTGTTCGACAACCTCGCGTTCCCGCTCCGCGAGCACACGCGCCTCTCGGCGCGCGAGATCGCCGACGCCGTCCACGCGTGCATCGAAGCGGTAGGCCTGCAGAACGTCGACGCGCTCCTGCCGGGACAGCTCTCGGGCGGGATGGTGAAGCGCGTCGCGCTCGCCCGCGCCATCGTGCGCGAGCCCGTCATCCTGCTCTGCGACGAGCCGTTCTCCGGTCTCGACCCGATCTCGGCGCGCCGGATCGAAGGGCTCCTCGTCGAGATCAACCGGCTCCGCGGTGTCACCTTGATCGTCGTCTCGCACAGCATTCCGTCGACCATGCGGATGGCCGATCACGTCGTCGTGCTCCTCCCCGACGGACCGGTCGAAGGCACCCCGGCGGAACTGCGGGCGAGCACCGATCCGCGCATCGTCGCGTTCCTGAGCGACGGCGAGGATCCGTCGGTCGGCGCGCCCGACGACCTCCCCGGCACGTCCGCCGCCGCGAGGCCCGCGTGA
- a CDS encoding ABC transporter permease, whose protein sequence is MLRPVQDLGWAALRFVADLGALATFTLQVVRATVMPPWRFRLFLDELYKLGVLSLVIICVCGLAVGMVLGLQGYNTLVRFGAAESLGAVVGLSLVRELGPVLTALLATGRAGSATAAEIGTMVATEQLDGLRMMSVDPVDLVVQPKVSAMIAVMPLLSALFIVCGLAGGYLVGVGLMGLDGGNYLASLQSAVDFRDDVLGSLLKALIFGVLVGLIATYRGYHAAPTSAGVSAATTSTVVVGSVSILIFDYFVTALWGV, encoded by the coding sequence ATGCTGCGGCCGGTCCAGGATCTCGGGTGGGCGGCGCTGCGCTTCGTCGCCGACCTCGGCGCGCTCGCGACCTTCACGCTCCAGGTGGTGCGCGCGACCGTGATGCCGCCCTGGCGCTTCCGGCTCTTCCTCGACGAGCTCTACAAGCTCGGCGTGCTGTCGCTCGTCATCATCTGCGTCTGCGGGCTCGCGGTCGGCATGGTGCTCGGCCTCCAGGGATACAATACGCTGGTGCGATTCGGCGCGGCCGAATCGCTCGGGGCGGTGGTGGGACTGAGCCTCGTCCGCGAGCTCGGGCCGGTACTGACGGCGCTGCTCGCGACGGGACGCGCCGGCTCCGCGACCGCCGCCGAGATCGGCACGATGGTCGCGACCGAACAGCTCGACGGGCTCCGCATGATGTCGGTGGACCCGGTCGACCTCGTCGTGCAGCCGAAGGTCTCGGCGATGATCGCCGTGATGCCGCTCCTCTCGGCGCTCTTCATTGTGTGCGGCCTCGCCGGCGGATATCTCGTCGGCGTGGGGCTGATGGGGCTCGACGGCGGCAACTACCTGGCGAGCCTGCAATCGGCGGTCGATTTCCGCGACGATGTCCTCGGAAGCCTGCTGAAAGCGCTCATCTTCGGCGTGCTGGTCGGCCTGATCGCGACCTATCGCGGCTACCACGCGGCGCCGACGTCGGCGGGCGTGAGCGCCGCCACGACGTCCACCGTGGTCGTCGGATCGGTCAGCATCCTCATCTTCGACTACTTCGTGACCGCCCTCTGGGGAGTGTGA
- the tsaD gene encoding tRNA (adenosine(37)-N6)-threonylcarbamoyltransferase complex transferase subunit TsaD, which translates to MRVLAIETSCDDTAAAVLDASGVRASIVASQDMVHGKYGGIVPELASRQHLVTILPVIERALADAGLGLDAIEGVTATYGPGLVGSLLVGLQVAKGIAFERALPFVGVNHLEGHLLAILLDRPVAFPYLGLLVSGGHTSLYLVEGVGRYRQLGRTRDDAAGEAFDKGAKMLGLGFPGGREIDRRAAAGDRGAIRFPRAALKSGGYDFSFSGVKTSLRQYLLASGGGLDGGARPLEDVCASFQEAIVDMLVAPTLRAAEELGATTIVVSGGVSANSRLRTAMSEAGTAAGFDVAFPRFAYCTDNAAMIGYAGRARLLRGERHDLTLNAAATLPIGV; encoded by the coding sequence ATGCGCGTGCTGGCCATCGAGACTTCCTGTGACGACACCGCGGCGGCCGTGCTCGACGCGAGCGGCGTTCGCGCGAGCATCGTCGCCTCGCAGGACATGGTGCACGGGAAATACGGCGGCATCGTGCCCGAGCTCGCGTCCCGACAGCACCTGGTGACGATCCTCCCCGTCATCGAGCGCGCGCTCGCCGACGCCGGCCTCGGGCTCGACGCGATCGAGGGCGTCACGGCGACGTACGGCCCGGGACTCGTCGGCTCCCTGCTGGTCGGTTTGCAGGTGGCGAAGGGCATCGCCTTCGAGCGCGCGCTGCCGTTCGTCGGCGTGAATCACCTCGAAGGCCACCTGCTCGCGATTCTGCTGGACCGTCCCGTCGCCTTTCCGTACCTGGGGCTCCTCGTCTCCGGCGGGCACACGAGCCTCTATCTCGTCGAGGGCGTCGGCCGGTACCGTCAGCTCGGGCGGACGCGCGACGACGCGGCGGGCGAGGCCTTCGACAAGGGCGCCAAGATGCTCGGGCTCGGCTTCCCCGGCGGTCGCGAGATCGATCGGCGTGCCGCCGCCGGCGACCGCGGCGCGATCCGCTTCCCGCGCGCCGCGCTCAAGAGCGGCGGCTACGACTTCAGCTTCAGCGGTGTGAAGACGTCGCTCCGGCAGTATCTGCTCGCTTCCGGAGGGGGGCTCGACGGCGGCGCGCGCCCGCTCGAGGACGTGTGCGCCAGCTTCCAGGAGGCGATCGTCGACATGCTCGTCGCCCCGACGCTGCGCGCCGCCGAGGAGCTCGGCGCGACGACGATCGTCGTGTCCGGCGGCGTCTCGGCCAACAGCCGCCTGCGGACCGCGATGAGCGAGGCGGGCACCGCGGCCGGTTTCGACGTCGCGTTTCCGCGCTTCGCGTACTGCACCGACAACGCGGCGATGATCGGGTACGCCGGGCGCGCGCGGCTTCTGCGCGGCGAGCGTCACGATCTCACGCTGAACGCGGCGGCGACCCTGCCGATCGGGGTATGA
- a CDS encoding tetratricopeptide repeat protein, giving the protein MPRRTSMLLVAALVTLAAPAFAGTQEEIDRLFSEAASLESRGQWSLASSNYSKILDKDPENALAHYHLATCQVRVGMNDYAIKHFNEAIRIDPNMEEAREGLEGVYVTRGLLARQGGKRSEALAAFEEAVKANPTSASAALELGAELEDQGQSARAEEVYAKAAAASPNDAATHAKLGAVFAERGMNDRAATELETAVRLNPRDAASHKTLGYVYAALGKRDKAVAAFHEAMRQYVLVGDMVGGTEAESLEKKAKAGQPLGAPRALSSP; this is encoded by the coding sequence ATGCCACGACGCACCTCGATGCTGCTCGTCGCCGCCCTCGTGACGCTCGCGGCCCCCGCCTTCGCCGGCACGCAGGAGGAGATCGACCGCCTGTTCTCCGAAGCCGCGAGCCTCGAGTCGCGTGGCCAATGGAGCCTCGCGTCGTCGAACTACTCGAAGATCCTCGACAAGGATCCCGAAAACGCGCTCGCGCACTACCACCTCGCGACGTGCCAGGTCCGGGTCGGCATGAACGACTACGCGATCAAGCACTTCAACGAGGCGATCCGCATCGATCCGAACATGGAGGAGGCGCGCGAGGGGCTCGAGGGCGTGTACGTGACGCGCGGCCTGCTCGCGCGACAGGGCGGCAAGAGAAGCGAGGCGCTCGCCGCGTTCGAGGAGGCCGTGAAGGCGAATCCCACGTCGGCGAGCGCGGCGCTCGAGCTCGGCGCCGAGCTCGAAGACCAGGGGCAGAGCGCGCGTGCCGAGGAGGTCTACGCCAAGGCCGCGGCGGCGTCGCCGAACGACGCGGCCACCCACGCCAAGCTCGGCGCCGTGTTCGCGGAGCGCGGCATGAACGATCGCGCCGCGACCGAGCTCGAGACGGCCGTCCGCCTGAATCCCCGCGACGCGGCTTCCCACAAGACGCTCGGTTACGTCTACGCGGCGCTCGGGAAGCGCGACAAGGCCGTCGCCGCGTTCCACGAGGCGATGCGGCAATACGTGCTCGTCGGCGACATGGTCGGCGGCACCGAAGCGGAGTCGCTCGAGAAGAAGGCGAAGGCCGGCCAACCGCTCGGGGCGCCGCGCGCGCTCAGCTCGCCTTGA